The DNA sequence CGACAGCATCGAATGGTGCAAATTTTGTTGCCATGGTGTTACTCCTTTTTTAATCCCCGTATCATCTGGATGGCACGTTTAATATCACGTTGCTGGGTCCGCTTGTCTCCACCAATAAGCAGCAGATAGACTACCTCGCCGTGTCGGGTGAAATATACTCTGTAGCCAGGGCCGGTATGAATGCGCATTTCCGATACACCCTCGCCAACGGATTCACAGTCCCCGAAATTCCCCTGCTCGGCACACCGGATGCGATGAACAATGCGGGCTTTTCCCGCTTTGTCTTTCAGCTTGGCAAGCCAGGTATCAAACTCATCGGAACGGAGAAAAGTATTCATATTAGATACCGTATCCGATTAGATACAAAAAGACGAGAGATATTTCAAAATGGATATAAGGCAGCTCTATGGCTGCCAATTGCCCTGTTGGAAGATCATATTGCCGGTGTCTCTGATGGCGCAAACTCCTGATTACCAGGCTATACGATGCCGGAATTCACTCTTTTTTGAAGTATAAAATACTGGCCATCTAACAATTTCCCGCCATCGAAAAAGTCAAACAATCCCTTTTCATGGGAAGTGAAGAAGTTTTCCAAAAACTGATTGATATTATTAATAAATTGTGAAGATTGAGCCTCTTTCAAAATGACGAGACGCGCCACACAAAAGATATTATCGCGTAACATATTGAAATAATTGAACTTCACGGCGTTTTCTGGTATTGTTTTGTAACCAGCAAAACAGAACACAGGAGAACGCCGTGAAGCTCACCGACAAAATATCATGGTTGATGGGGTATGTCCAAAGAAGTCTGTTTCCCCATCTGAACAAATGTTTGCAAGCTCCGCTCACCGCGCAGGAGGAACGCCTGGTGTCTATTCTGGAGATTATCCAGGTTGAGCAACACGTACCAAGGAACATACGTCGATATCAGTATCCCGGGCGCAAGCCTCTTGACCGACAGGCTTGCGCCCGAGCATTCGTGGCAAAGGCGCTCTACCGATATCCGACGACCAGCGACCTGCGTCGGGCTCTGCAATCAGCAGGGAATCTGCGGCAGATATGCGGATTTGCCACTTCCAATGCTATCCCGTCGGAGCCTACCTTGTCGCGGGCCTTTGCCGAATTTGCCGCCGGCAGTCTTGGTGGGCGGGTCCATGATGCACTGGTGAAGGAATACCTTGGCGAAGAGCTTGTCGGACACATCAGCCGGGACTCCACGGCCATTGCCGGACGTGAGAAAGCGGCGAAGAAGGTGGCCAGGGAGCCGAAGAAGCCTCGCAAGAGGGGGCGTCCCGCCAAAGGCGAGCAACGGACGCCGGCCATCGAGAAGCGGCTTGACCGTCAGGTCCGCCAGAGTGCCGAGGAAGCCATTGGTGAGTTGCCGGTTGCCTGTGATCGTGGCACCAAGAAGGACGCCAAGGGGTACAAAATATCATGGAACGGTTTCAAGCTGCATCTGGACATCAACGATATCGGCCTGCCAATCAGTGCC is a window from the Desulfobulbaceae bacterium DB1 genome containing:
- a CDS encoding addiction module protein is translated as MNTFLRSDEFDTWLAKLKDKAGKARIVHRIRCAEQGNFGDCESVGEGVSEMRIHTGPGYRVYFTRHGEVVYLLLIGGDKRTQQRDIKRAIQMIRGLKKE